In Novipirellula galeiformis, one DNA window encodes the following:
- a CDS encoding ExbD/TolR family protein: MKVPLRRSQGSLDVEMTPMIDVVFLLLVFFVWTSSFEQPEFDLPSAVAQPPTIGTRDDPADAPPIEIFDELIVRMIAREGGHVIELNGQPVRDTGELESRLKEILKLGVQPPVIVDPEPNIAIAEAILVYDIARVAGADRVLFAANAE, encoded by the coding sequence ATGAAGGTTCCGTTACGACGCTCTCAGGGCTCGTTGGATGTCGAAATGACGCCGATGATTGATGTCGTCTTTCTGCTGCTGGTGTTTTTTGTTTGGACGAGCAGCTTTGAACAGCCTGAATTCGACCTCCCTAGCGCAGTCGCTCAGCCCCCCACGATAGGCACCCGCGACGATCCGGCTGATGCGCCACCTATCGAGATTTTTGATGAGCTCATCGTTCGCATGATCGCGAGAGAAGGCGGCCATGTGATCGAATTGAATGGACAACCGGTACGCGATACTGGCGAGCTGGAGAGTCGATTAAAAGAGATTTTGAAGCTGGGCGTTCAGCCGCCGGTGATTGTCGACCCCGAGCCCAACATCGCGATTGCCGAAGCGATTCTGGTTTATGATATCGCCCGAGTTGCGGGCGCCGATCGAGTTCTATTCGCTGCGAACGCCGAATGA
- a CDS encoding ExbD/TolR family protein, with protein MRVPNPNNVSPVGANMTPMIDVVFLLIIFFLVSSHLARQENYLPVDLPIASTFLPASPDRVALTVTVDAESNYRISGDIIAADQLQAILLDHVGRSGANASLRLRTDGSVVYQYIEPILREAALVGIHDVTISVREANQ; from the coding sequence ATGCGAGTTCCCAATCCTAACAACGTCTCCCCGGTCGGTGCGAACATGACGCCGATGATCGACGTTGTCTTTTTGCTGATCATTTTTTTCTTGGTCTCGAGCCACCTCGCTCGGCAGGAGAACTATTTGCCGGTCGATTTACCGATCGCAAGCACCTTTCTACCCGCCTCCCCCGATCGCGTTGCGTTGACCGTCACGGTCGATGCTGAATCGAACTACCGGATCTCGGGAGACATCATCGCCGCCGATCAATTGCAGGCGATCCTGCTCGATCACGTTGGCCGCAGCGGCGCCAATGCGTCGCTAAGATTGCGAACCGACGGTTCGGTTGTCTACCAGTACATCGAACCGATCCTACGCGAAGCCGCACTCGTTGGGATCCATGATGTCACGATCTCGGTTCGCGAGGCTAACCAATAA
- a CDS encoding class I SAM-dependent methyltransferase, protein MFAPTGETLLGLGTRIAVNVAKLCWKNNTAFHVPNEVRYAMMMKDTLTFLKNFLRHPTQVGAIVPSSAGLVSAMVDWFDWDSARNVVEFGPGTGVFTEGIIDRLHPDAKFFAIERSAELVAATRQRCPTATVYEDSVTNVVELCRRESMPHVDAVICGLPWASFSESLQAEIMDSMLEVLRPGGQFATFAYWQGLALPAGQRFSRRLKQTFPEVGRSHTVWRNLPPAFVYRCSRT, encoded by the coding sequence ATGTTCGCACCGACCGGGGAGACGTTGTTAGGATTGGGAACTCGCATAGCCGTCAATGTAGCGAAGTTGTGTTGGAAAAATAATACGGCCTTTCACGTTCCCAATGAGGTGCGATACGCTATGATGATGAAAGACACGCTCACTTTTTTGAAAAACTTCCTTCGTCATCCGACCCAAGTCGGGGCAATCGTGCCGAGTAGCGCCGGTTTGGTTTCCGCGATGGTCGATTGGTTCGATTGGGATTCGGCACGCAATGTCGTCGAGTTCGGACCGGGGACAGGCGTTTTCACCGAAGGAATCATCGATCGATTGCATCCCGATGCAAAGTTTTTTGCGATCGAACGCTCCGCGGAATTGGTCGCAGCGACCCGCCAGCGTTGTCCCACCGCGACCGTTTACGAAGACAGTGTGACGAACGTGGTCGAGCTCTGCCGACGCGAATCAATGCCCCATGTCGATGCAGTGATTTGTGGGCTGCCGTGGGCATCGTTCTCCGAATCATTGCAAGCCGAGATCATGGACTCGATGCTGGAGGTGTTACGACCGGGGGGCCAATTTGCCACCTTTGCGTATTGGCAAGGCTTGGCACTGCCAGCGGGGCAACGGTTTTCACGTCGCTTGAAGCAAACCTTCCCCGAGGTGGGGCGAAGTCACACGGTGTGGCGAAATTTGCCGCCAGCGTTCGTGTATCGATGCAGCCGAACGTGA